From a region of the Streptacidiphilus albus JL83 genome:
- a CDS encoding DUF3046 domain-containing protein: MRLTEFWTKMNDHFGPAYADSFARDHVMTELGGRTVWQALDAGWEAKDVWRAVCAAMGVPASRQ; this comes from the coding sequence ATGCGCCTGACGGAGTTCTGGACGAAGATGAACGACCACTTCGGTCCGGCCTACGCCGACAGCTTCGCCCGGGACCATGTGATGACGGAGCTCGGCGGGCGCACCGTGTGGCAGGCCCTGGATGCGGGCTGGGAGGCCAAGGACGTGTGGCGGGCCGTGTGCGCCGCGATGGGCGTGCCCGCGTCACGGCAGTAG
- a CDS encoding AI-2E family transporter has product MAGTDSDSPTPDSPTPDSPTPDSPTPGSSPSDSPPPDAPTPGGGAARLPRWLPRAMLVGLLLVGLFELASWAFLRLTDFLTTLLVSFVLSLAMEPAVDRMAARGMRRGLATFLVFLVAGVLCAGFVAAMGTLLVDQVSQVVSRLPHLLDRLIDWVNRTFHQDYSVAQLQRSVLSNADDLETYAQKAANNIWGFSSSILGGVFQLFTIALFTFYFTADGPRLRRALCSVLPPARQTEVLRAWEIGIEKTGGYLYSRALLAVVSTAAHFALLALLGIPYAAALAVWVGAVSQFVPTVGTYLAGALPVLVALTGDPVNALWILLFVIAYQQVENYLLQPRITARTVEIHPAVAFGAVIAGAALLGAVGALIAIPVAATLQGFVGSYIRRYDLVEPAGPSRWRSTPDGADPGGRPTSA; this is encoded by the coding sequence GTGGCAGGCACCGACAGCGACTCCCCGACCCCGGACTCCCCGACCCCGGACTCCCCGACCCCGGACTCCCCGACTCCCGGCTCTTCGCCCTCCGACTCTCCGCCCCCCGACGCGCCCACCCCCGGCGGCGGGGCCGCGCGGCTGCCGCGCTGGCTGCCGCGGGCGATGCTGGTGGGCCTGCTGCTGGTCGGCCTGTTCGAGCTGGCCAGCTGGGCCTTCCTGCGGCTGACCGACTTCCTGACGACCCTGCTGGTCTCCTTCGTCCTCTCGCTGGCCATGGAGCCCGCGGTGGACCGGATGGCGGCCAGGGGGATGCGCCGGGGGCTGGCGACCTTCCTGGTCTTCCTGGTCGCCGGGGTGCTCTGCGCCGGCTTCGTCGCCGCGATGGGGACCCTGCTGGTCGACCAGGTGTCCCAGGTGGTGTCCCGGCTGCCGCACCTGCTGGACCGGCTGATCGACTGGGTCAACCGGACCTTCCACCAGGACTACTCGGTGGCACAGCTCCAGCGCTCCGTGCTGAGCAACGCCGACGACCTGGAGACGTACGCGCAGAAGGCCGCGAACAACATCTGGGGCTTCTCCAGCTCGATCCTCGGCGGGGTCTTCCAGCTGTTCACCATCGCCCTGTTCACCTTCTACTTCACCGCGGACGGCCCCCGGCTGCGGCGCGCCCTTTGCTCGGTGCTGCCCCCGGCGCGCCAGACGGAGGTGCTGCGGGCCTGGGAGATCGGGATCGAGAAGACCGGCGGCTACCTCTACTCCCGGGCGCTGCTCGCGGTCGTCTCGACGGCGGCGCACTTCGCGCTGCTGGCGTTGCTGGGCATCCCGTACGCGGCGGCGCTGGCGGTCTGGGTCGGCGCGGTCTCGCAGTTCGTGCCGACGGTCGGCACCTATCTGGCCGGGGCGCTGCCGGTGCTGGTCGCGTTGACCGGCGACCCGGTCAACGCTCTCTGGATCCTGCTCTTCGTCATCGCCTACCAGCAGGTGGAGAACTACCTGCTGCAGCCGAGGATCACCGCGCGGACGGTGGAGATCCACCCGGCCGTGGCCTTCGGCGCGGTGATCGCCGGCGCCGCGCTGCTGGGCGCCGTGGGCGCGCTGATCGCCATCCCGGTGGCGGCGACGCTGCAGGGCTTCGTCGGCAGCTACATCCGCCGCTACGACCTGGTGGAACCGGCCGGTCCGAGCCGCTGGCGGTCGACGCCCGACGGTGCGGACCCGGGGGGACGCCCGACCTCCGCTTGA
- a CDS encoding AraC family transcriptional regulator, with amino-acid sequence MSEEHAHYWTHPALPAVDLLDARYVRHTFGRHTHDSYVIAAITSGVEAFHYRGTIERVGAGSLGLVDPDTLHTGQAGVPDGWTYQVLYPSTASVRTVADELGAPLGTPGFRKAVVDDDRLTRLVAQVHLAAAQNQVLAASTLLRELLAHTLRRHTAARVPDSPPAAAARQAARLARDLLAADLTDPPTLEELAEAVGARPFPLLRAFRTVYGLPPHAWLTQRRVSTARLLLDAGTPPAEAAVRVGFVDQAHLGRHFRRIMGVPPGAYRRANAPAARDALAARADL; translated from the coding sequence ATGAGCGAGGAGCACGCGCACTACTGGACCCATCCGGCCCTGCCCGCGGTCGACCTGCTGGACGCCCGCTACGTCCGGCACACCTTCGGCCGGCACACCCACGACTCCTACGTGATCGCGGCGATCACCAGCGGTGTCGAGGCCTTCCACTACCGTGGCACGATCGAACGCGTGGGCGCCGGCAGCCTCGGGCTGGTCGACCCCGACACCCTGCACACCGGCCAGGCGGGCGTTCCCGACGGCTGGACCTACCAGGTCCTCTACCCGAGCACGGCGAGCGTCCGGACGGTCGCCGACGAGCTCGGCGCGCCGCTCGGCACCCCCGGCTTCCGCAAAGCCGTCGTCGACGACGACCGGCTCACCCGGCTCGTCGCCCAGGTCCACCTGGCGGCCGCGCAGAACCAGGTGCTGGCCGCGAGCACGCTGCTGCGCGAACTCCTCGCCCACACCCTGCGCCGGCACACCGCTGCCCGCGTCCCCGACAGCCCGCCGGCCGCCGCCGCCCGGCAGGCCGCCCGACTGGCCCGGGACCTGCTCGCCGCGGACCTCACCGACCCGCCGACCCTGGAGGAGCTCGCGGAGGCCGTGGGCGCCCGGCCGTTCCCGCTGCTCCGCGCCTTCCGCACGGTCTACGGGCTGCCGCCGCACGCCTGGCTGACCCAGCGCCGGGTCAGCACCGCCCGGCTGCTGCTGGACGCCGGGACCCCGCCCGCCGAGGCCGCGGTCCGGGTCGGCTTCGTCGACCAGGCACATCTCGGCCGGCACTTCCGGCGGATCATGGGCGTTCCACCCGGCGCCTACCGCCGGGCCAACGCCCCGGCCGCCCGCGACGCCCTCGCGGCCCGCGCCGACCTCTGA
- a CDS encoding AzlC family ABC transporter permease — translation MTALHQSDPSLGTVSAGSGAAPRRSDRAVVRDSLTVGLTVGVSGTAFGVAGATAHLTVLQTCVLSLLVFTGASQFALVGALAAGAAVPAAVAGALFLGLRNVFYGLRLGPRLELPRLLRPLAAQTVIDETAAVTLVQPDRRSARIGFATTGISLYLVWNLATLAGALGAGALGNPARYGLDAAGPAVFLALLGPRLREGGTERLVALVGVVLALAAVPVLPAGLPVLLALAAVPLALLVERNRSESKPEPESESEPEEDRA, via the coding sequence ATGACGGCACTACACCAGTCCGACCCGTCCCTGGGCACCGTTTCCGCAGGGAGCGGCGCCGCGCCCCGGCGCTCCGACCGGGCGGTCGTCCGCGACTCGCTCACGGTCGGCCTGACCGTCGGCGTCTCCGGGACCGCTTTCGGCGTCGCCGGGGCCACCGCGCATCTGACGGTCCTGCAGACCTGCGTCCTCAGCCTGCTGGTGTTCACCGGCGCCTCGCAGTTCGCGCTGGTCGGCGCGTTGGCGGCGGGCGCCGCGGTACCGGCCGCCGTCGCCGGGGCGCTCTTTCTCGGCCTCCGCAACGTCTTCTACGGGCTGCGGCTCGGGCCCCGGCTGGAACTGCCGCGGCTGCTGCGGCCGCTGGCGGCCCAGACGGTGATCGACGAGACCGCCGCGGTCACCCTGGTCCAGCCCGACCGGCGCTCCGCCCGGATCGGCTTCGCGACCACCGGCATCAGCCTCTACCTGGTGTGGAACCTGGCGACCCTGGCCGGGGCGCTCGGCGCGGGCGCCCTGGGGAACCCGGCGCGCTACGGCCTGGACGCCGCCGGACCGGCCGTGTTCCTGGCCCTGCTCGGCCCGAGGCTGCGCGAGGGCGGGACCGAACGGCTGGTCGCACTGGTCGGCGTGGTGCTGGCGCTCGCGGCGGTGCCGGTGCTCCCGGCGGGTCTGCCGGTGCTGCTGGCCCTGGCGGCGGTGCCGCTGGCCCTGCTGGTGGAGCGGAACCGGTCCGAGTCGAAGCCGGAACCGGAGTCGGAGTCGGAGCCGGAGGAGGATCGGGCATGA
- a CDS encoding AzlD domain-containing protein yields MSVWIAVLATAAGCYLCKLLGLSVPAGLLDRPAVRRFAALAPIALLAALTALQTFGRGTHGLTLDARALGLAAAGLALWRRAPFLVVVLVAVVVTALARLV; encoded by the coding sequence ATGAGCGTCTGGATCGCGGTGCTGGCCACCGCCGCCGGCTGCTACCTCTGCAAGCTGCTCGGGCTGTCCGTCCCGGCCGGGCTGCTCGACCGCCCTGCCGTCCGCCGGTTCGCGGCGCTGGCGCCGATCGCGCTGCTGGCGGCACTGACCGCGCTGCAGACCTTCGGCCGCGGCACCCACGGGCTGACCCTGGACGCCAGGGCGCTCGGGCTGGCCGCCGCCGGCCTCGCACTCTGGCGGCGCGCGCCCTTCCTGGTCGTGGTGCTGGTCGCGGTGGTGGTGACCGCCCTGGCACGACTGGTCTGA